A window of Methanobrevibacter olleyae contains these coding sequences:
- the guaB gene encoding IMP dehydrogenase, protein MQFSDKIYNAKPGYTYDDFLLVPNASWIEAKDVDTKVSLTKDIKLNIPIMSAAMDTVTEADLAIALAQEGGIGVIHRNINQESQVKEVKKVKSAEDITVRDVVTISPESSIETVQDIMENESVSGLPVMENDKIVGIISKRDVRPFLKSESKRLVKEIMTSEVVTIKENISSEEALDIAYENKVERLPVISEDGSLVGILTIKDILNQDQHPNAALDKNGKYLVAAACGPFDLDRAMALDQAGADIISIDCAHAHNMNVVRFAETIKDNIDADLCMGNIATYEAAEDLISHGADGLKVGIGPGSICTTRIVAGIGVPQLTAIADVADVASEAGIPVIADGGLRYSGDIAKAIGAGADVVMLGNLLAGTLEAPGDVVTMNGRKFKQYRGMGSMGAMTGGSGGGADRYFQELEKGSQMKHSKLVPEGVEGVVPYKGTVNEVIFQLVGGLKSSMGYCGAKNIQTMKEVANFVRITASGIKESHPHDFLITNESPNYPTLD, encoded by the coding sequence TTGCAATTTTCTGATAAAATTTATAATGCAAAACCTGGTTATACTTATGATGATTTTTTATTAGTTCCTAATGCTTCTTGGATTGAAGCAAAAGATGTAGATACTAAGGTTAGTTTAACTAAAGATATTAAATTAAATATTCCTATTATGAGTGCTGCAATGGACACTGTAACTGAGGCAGATTTAGCTATTGCACTTGCTCAAGAGGGAGGTATCGGTGTAATTCATCGTAATATTAATCAAGAATCTCAAGTTAAAGAAGTTAAAAAAGTTAAAAGTGCAGAGGATATCACTGTTCGTGATGTAGTAACCATTAGTCCGGAATCTTCTATTGAAACTGTTCAAGACATTATGGAGAACGAATCTGTTAGCGGTCTTCCTGTAATGGAAAATGATAAAATTGTAGGAATTATTTCTAAAAGGGATGTAAGGCCATTTTTAAAATCTGAGTCTAAAAGATTAGTTAAAGAAATAATGACTTCTGAAGTTGTTACTATTAAAGAGAACATTAGCTCAGAAGAAGCTTTAGATATTGCTTATGAAAATAAGGTGGAAAGATTACCTGTTATTAGTGAAGATGGTTCTTTAGTAGGTATTCTTACTATTAAAGATATTTTAAACCAAGATCAACACCCTAATGCTGCACTTGATAAAAATGGCAAATATTTAGTAGCTGCTGCATGTGGCCCTTTTGACCTTGATAGAGCTATGGCTTTAGACCAAGCAGGTGCTGATATTATTTCTATTGACTGTGCTCATGCTCACAATATGAATGTAGTTAGATTTGCAGAAACTATTAAAGATAACATTGATGCAGATTTATGTATGGGTAACATTGCTACATATGAAGCTGCAGAAGATTTAATTTCTCATGGGGCAGATGGACTTAAAGTAGGTATCGGTCCCGGTTCTATTTGTACTACCCGTATTGTTGCAGGTATTGGTGTTCCACAATTAACTGCTATTGCTGATGTTGCTGATGTTGCAAGTGAAGCAGGTATTCCGGTTATTGCTGATGGTGGTTTAAGATACTCTGGAGATATTGCAAAAGCTATTGGTGCTGGTGCAGATGTAGTGATGCTTGGTAATTTGCTTGCAGGAACTTTAGAAGCTCCTGGTGATGTAGTAACTATGAATGGTAGAAAATTCAAACAATACCGTGGAATGGGTTCTATGGGAGCTATGACTGGTGGATCTGGTGGTGGAGCTGACAGATACTTCCAAGAGTTAGAAAAAGGTTCTCAAATGAAACATTCAAAATTGGTACCTGAAGGTGTAGAAGGTGTAGTTCCATATAAAGGAACTGTAAATGAGGTTATTTTCCAATTAGTTGGTGGATTAAAATCTTCTATGGGTTACTGTGGTGCTAAAAATATTCAAACAATGAAAGAAGTTGCAAATTTCGTTAGAATTACTGCAAGCGGTATTAAAGAATCTCACCCACATGACTTTTTAATTACTAATGAAAGTCCAAATTATCCAACTTTAGACTAA
- a CDS encoding (5-formylfuran-3-yl)methyl phosphate synthase, whose protein sequence is MLLLISPINHDEALESIEGGADIVDVKNPKEGSLGANFPWVIKDIREITPDDMLVSATLGDVPYKPGTVSLAAIGALVSGADYIKVGLYGPSNYEEGLEVMKNVVKTVKDNNPNATVVASGYADAHRVGAVSPWDIPKVAKDSGADIAMLDTAVKDGHTLFDYLSIDDCKKFTEEAHSYGLKVALAGSVKKDQLKPLYDIGCDVVGVRGAACVGGDRNTGHIDHNAVAELKELVQSFEN, encoded by the coding sequence TTGCTTTTATTAATTAGTCCTATAAATCATGATGAAGCTTTAGAATCTATTGAAGGTGGAGCAGACATAGTAGATGTTAAAAATCCTAAAGAAGGTTCCCTTGGAGCTAATTTCCCTTGGGTAATTAAAGATATTAGGGAAATTACTCCTGATGATATGCTTGTAAGTGCAACTTTAGGAGATGTTCCATACAAACCAGGAACTGTTTCTTTAGCTGCTATTGGTGCATTGGTTTCTGGTGCAGACTATATTAAAGTAGGATTATATGGTCCTAGTAACTATGAAGAAGGATTAGAAGTAATGAAAAATGTAGTGAAAACTGTAAAGGATAATAATCCTAATGCTACTGTTGTTGCTTCTGGTTATGCTGATGCTCATAGGGTTGGAGCAGTGAGTCCTTGGGATATTCCAAAAGTAGCAAAAGACTCTGGTGCAGATATTGCTATGTTAGATACTGCTGTAAAGGATGGACACACTTTATTTGATTACTTAAGCATTGATGATTGTAAAAAATTCACTGAAGAAGCTCACAGTTATGGATTAAAAGTAGCTTTGGCAGGCTCTGTTAAAAAAGATCAATTAAAACCATTATATGATATTGGCTGTGATGTTGTAGGTGTTAGAGGAGCTGCTTGTGTAGGTGGAGACAGAAATACTGGTCACATTGATCATAATGCTGTAGCTGAATTAAAAGAGCTCGTACAATCTTTTGAAAACTAA